GGCCGAGCCGGTCGCGCAGTTCCACATGCGCCCCGGCGAGCTTGGCTGCCGTGGGCGGCAGGTCGTGGGTGGTGGCGGTGGCCAGGCAGTCGGCCCGCCAGGCCTGCGGCGGTAGCGGGCTCCCGGTGCCGGCCCAGTCCCGTTCGAACCAGAGCACCGAGGTGCCGAGCACCCCGCGCCGGGCCAGCTCCTGACGGACCCGCGGCTCCACCGTCCCTAGGTCCTCGCCGATGACCAGGGCGCCGGCCCGGTACGCCTCCAGGACGAGGATCGCCAGCATGGCCTCGCCGTCGTAGCAGACGTACGTGCCTTCGGCGGGCGGGGTCCCCTCCGGGATCCACCACAGCCGGAACAGGCCCATGACGTGGTCGATCCGCAGCGCGCCGGCGTAGCTGAACACCCCGCGCAGCAGCGACCGGAAGGGGGCGTAGGCGGTGGCGGCCAGCACGTCGGGGCGCCACGGCGGCAGCCCCCAGTCCTGGCCGCGCGCATTGAAGGCGTCCGGCGGGGCGCCGACGGAGATGGACCGGGCGTAGCAGGGCGACCCGAAGACGTCGGAGCCCTGCGGGTGCACCCCGACGGCGAGGTCGTGCACGATGCCGACCGCCATGCCCGCCTCCCGGGCGGCCCGCTGGGCGGCGGCGAGCTGGCCGTCCGTCAGCCAGACCAGCCAGCGGTGGAAGTCGCCGCGCTCCTGCGGGTCCTCCCCCGCGTGCCCGGCGCACCAGGCGGCGTGCACGTCCAGCGGAGCGCCCTGCTCGGCGAGGAACGCGCGGTAGGCGGCCTCGCGTTCGGGCGTGCGCGGGACGGCGTACAGCAGCTCCAGGGCCTGCCGCTTGAGGTCCCACACGGCGTCCCGGTCGATGAGCGCGCCCTTCTCCAGCACCTCGCGGCGCAGCTCCCCGCCGCGGGCGGCGAGCTCGTCGAGGGCCTGGCGGTCGGGGCAGTCGGCGTACTCCGGGACGTCCGCGATCCGCAGGTGGACCGGGTCCGGGAAGCGGCGCGAGGACGGCCGGTACGGGGAGGGGTCGGTCGGGGTACCGGGCACGGCCGCGTGCAGCGGGTTGACCTGGATGAAGCCGGCGCCGTGCGTGCGGCCGGCCCAGCGGGCGAGCGCCGCGAGGTCGCCGAGGTCGCCCATGCCCCAGGAGCGCTCCGAGAGCAGGGAGTAGAGCTGGACGAGCAGCCCGTGGGTCCGCTCGGGCGCGGCCGGGGCCCGCTCCGGGGCCACGACCAGGGTGGCCTCGGCGGTCCGCCCGTCGGGGGCCTCGGCGGTCACCCGGTGGACCCCGAGGGGCAGGGCGGGGCTCCACGGCACGTGCTCGCCGGTGTCCTCCAGCGCCACCCGGAGCCGGGTCCCGGGCGGCAGCACGGCCAGGGCGGGCGGCTGCGCGGCGCCGGCGGGGTCCCCCCGCCAGTGCACCAGGGTCGGCGGCAGCAGCCGTGCGGCCTGCTCCCGCTCGGCCTCGCGGGCCCCCTCCCGCACGCCGTCGGGGGTGTCGAGGACCGCCCCCAGCAGCCCGAGGACCGCCTTGACGGTGGCCTGCGGCACCGGGACGGTGACGTCCGCGGCGGGCCGGTAGTCGGTGGCGACGCCGTACTGGGCAGCGAGCCGGGCCAGGTCGTCCATCTGCGGGCGCTCCTTCGTGCGTGCGGGCATGAGGGCATGAGGATGTGTCAGAAGAGTGGTGCACAGAGGTCGGACGCCGCCGGGGAACACCGCGTCCATACCCACTCGGAGGCACCGCATTCCTGCCACATCCGGGGCAGATCACCCACTCACATTGACACTCCGGCCGCACGGATGGTGGGCTCGGGCTCATTCGTACGAGTGGGTGACGTCTCGGGACGAGGAGG
Above is a genomic segment from Streptomyces sp. NBC_01233 containing:
- a CDS encoding 4-alpha-glucanotransferase — encoded protein: MPARTKERPQMDDLARLAAQYGVATDYRPAADVTVPVPQATVKAVLGLLGAVLDTPDGVREGAREAEREQAARLLPPTLVHWRGDPAGAAQPPALAVLPPGTRLRVALEDTGEHVPWSPALPLGVHRVTAEAPDGRTAEATLVVAPERAPAAPERTHGLLVQLYSLLSERSWGMGDLGDLAALARWAGRTHGAGFIQVNPLHAAVPGTPTDPSPYRPSSRRFPDPVHLRIADVPEYADCPDRQALDELAARGGELRREVLEKGALIDRDAVWDLKRQALELLYAVPRTPEREAAYRAFLAEQGAPLDVHAAWCAGHAGEDPQERGDFHRWLVWLTDGQLAAAQRAAREAGMAVGIVHDLAVGVHPQGSDVFGSPCYARSISVGAPPDAFNARGQDWGLPPWRPDVLAATAYAPFRSLLRGVFSYAGALRIDHVMGLFRLWWIPEGTPPAEGTYVCYDGEAMLAILVLEAYRAGALVIGEDLGTVEPRVRQELARRGVLGTSVLWFERDWAGTGSPLPPQAWRADCLATATTHDLPPTAAKLAGAHVELRDRLGLLTRPAAQERAEDAADTAEWLDLLDRLGLETKGEEAAVRALYEFLLRTPARLVGVWLPDAVGDRRPQNLPGTWDQYPNWRLPVADAGGRPLTLEELVASPRANALLGALAEGVRPRTAPPGARPV